Proteins from a genomic interval of Sulfurimonas sp. HSL3-2:
- a CDS encoding multidrug efflux RND transporter permease subunit, producing MFSKFFINRPIFSAVLSIIVLIAGFISIKSLPVQAYPSVVPVQINVSATYPGADAQTLSKTVAAPLEEAINGVDNMIYMTSTASPSGTVSISVLFKIGTDPDQANVDVNNRVQLAISKLPQSVRDQGISVRKRSPDMLKVLAFTSEGKKHDTIYLSNYVLVNVLDDIKRIPGVGDAYIFGNQDYSIRVWLNPDRLANYKLTVTDVVNAIKSQNNQYSAGQLGQEPIADHPVYTYTVRAQGRLKNAEEFSNIILRSNSDGSALKLKDVARVELGSESYYFKAKYNKEPMIPVGVFLAPGANALEVSAALDKTMEELSKSFPSDVKVSVPYDPTEFVKQSIEEVVFTLGLSILLVVFIIYLFLGNVRATIIPVLAIPVSIIGTFAGFYAAGFSINLLTLFGLTLAIGLVVDDAIVVIENVERILRDNKNMSVKEATIKAMNEITGPVIAIVLVLSAVFIPASFMGGFSGKLYQQFAITIVMSVSISGIVALTLTPSLCALFLKHEEPTPFWPIRKFHEMFDRATVSFTNGVKRVIKLAVINLLLFVAMIGVAYTLMLRLPSGLVPGEDQGVIMVIQNMMPGASLQRTQAVTDEVNDQLLADKQVTKAAGLSGLDITTFAYKTDAGISFVHLTDWSERRSPELAASAIAGKYMGQFSQNKEAFLFAVTPPPIRGMSTTGGFEMYVQDRTGGELSKLNGYIQEILQKANQRPELMGVRTTLNTNVPQYMVKVDEAKAKALGVTVADVFMTLQATFGHTYVNDFNLFGRTYHVNLQADTTYREGLNSYDNVFVKSSSGSLIPISTIVDIKRIVGPSVIQRFNMFDAASISGMAKPGYSSGDALKAIEEVARSVLPEGYTISWAGTSYQEKKLEKSGNLAFVYAILFVFLILAALYESWSIPFAVILAVPFAFFGAVLGLWLRGMEADIYYQVGLITLVGLSAKNAILMVEFAMQKLKEGYPLLEATIEGAKIRFRPIVMTSFAFIMGSLPLALSIGAGANSRHIIGTTVVGGMIALTMIGIFFVPLFYYLIMRFKMRFFDKGEVDAH from the coding sequence ATGTTTTCTAAATTTTTTATAAACAGACCGATATTTTCAGCGGTTCTTTCCATCATAGTCTTGATCGCAGGTTTTATCTCCATAAAATCACTGCCTGTTCAGGCATATCCGAGTGTCGTACCTGTTCAGATAAACGTATCTGCGACATATCCCGGAGCTGATGCACAGACGCTTTCAAAGACAGTCGCTGCACCTCTTGAAGAAGCGATAAACGGTGTCGATAACATGATATATATGACATCGACGGCTTCACCCAGCGGTACGGTTTCTATCAGCGTACTTTTTAAGATAGGTACAGATCCAGACCAGGCAAATGTGGATGTAAACAACCGTGTACAGCTGGCGATCAGCAAGCTTCCTCAGTCTGTCCGCGATCAGGGGATAAGTGTACGTAAACGCTCACCCGATATGCTAAAAGTTCTTGCTTTTACCTCTGAGGGAAAAAAGCACGATACGATCTATCTTTCAAACTATGTTCTAGTCAACGTACTTGATGATATCAAACGTATCCCGGGAGTCGGAGACGCGTATATATTCGGTAATCAGGATTACTCTATCCGCGTATGGCTCAATCCCGACAGACTTGCGAACTATAAGCTGACGGTCACTGACGTCGTAAACGCGATAAAAAGTCAGAACAACCAGTACTCAGCAGGTCAGTTGGGGCAGGAACCGATCGCCGATCATCCTGTCTATACATACACTGTTCGTGCGCAGGGAAGGCTGAAAAATGCCGAGGAGTTCTCAAACATCATTCTTAGATCAAACAGCGACGGTTCAGCTTTAAAATTAAAAGATGTGGCGCGTGTCGAGCTTGGTTCTGAGTCATACTACTTCAAAGCGAAATACAATAAAGAGCCGATGATCCCTGTCGGGGTTTTCCTTGCACCGGGTGCAAACGCTTTAGAAGTCTCAGCAGCGCTTGATAAGACGATGGAGGAGCTGTCTAAAAGCTTTCCCTCAGATGTAAAAGTAAGTGTACCGTATGATCCTACGGAGTTTGTAAAACAGTCTATAGAAGAGGTCGTATTTACTCTTGGACTTTCTATTTTACTGGTCGTGTTTATCATCTATCTTTTCTTAGGAAATGTAAGAGCGACGATCATTCCGGTCCTTGCCATTCCGGTCTCTATCATCGGTACGTTTGCAGGGTTTTATGCGGCAGGCTTTTCCATAAACCTGCTGACGCTGTTTGGACTCACTCTTGCCATCGGGCTTGTCGTGGATGATGCCATCGTCGTTATAGAGAACGTGGAGCGTATACTGCGTGACAATAAGAATATGAGCGTAAAAGAGGCTACCATCAAAGCGATGAACGAGATTACGGGTCCGGTTATCGCCATCGTCTTGGTTCTCTCCGCCGTCTTTATTCCTGCATCGTTCATGGGCGGGTTCAGCGGTAAGCTTTACCAGCAGTTTGCCATCACCATAGTTATGTCGGTGAGTATCTCTGGAATCGTCGCTTTAACACTGACACCGTCACTGTGTGCACTGTTTTTAAAACATGAAGAACCGACACCGTTTTGGCCGATCCGTAAGTTTCATGAGATGTTCGATAGAGCGACAGTCAGTTTCACAAACGGTGTCAAGCGTGTCATTAAACTAGCGGTCATAAACCTGCTTCTGTTCGTAGCTATGATCGGTGTGGCATATACATTGATGTTAAGACTTCCTAGCGGACTTGTTCCGGGTGAAGACCAAGGGGTGATCATGGTCATCCAAAATATGATGCCTGGTGCTTCGCTGCAAAGGACGCAAGCCGTGACCGATGAGGTCAACGATCAGCTTCTGGCAGATAAACAAGTGACAAAAGCAGCAGGTCTGAGCGGTCTGGATATAACGACATTCGCGTACAAGACGGATGCGGGGATCTCGTTTGTGCATTTGACCGACTGGAGCGAGCGCCGTTCACCTGAGCTTGCAGCTTCTGCAATAGCAGGTAAATATATGGGGCAGTTCTCGCAGAACAAAGAAGCATTTTTATTTGCCGTCACTCCTCCGCCGATACGCGGGATGAGTACGACTGGTGGTTTTGAGATGTATGTGCAAGACCGTACAGGCGGTGAACTAAGTAAACTAAACGGTTATATACAAGAGATTTTGCAAAAAGCAAATCAGCGTCCTGAACTTATGGGTGTCCGTACGACACTTAACACAAATGTGCCTCAGTATATGGTCAAAGTGGATGAGGCAAAAGCAAAAGCTTTAGGCGTGACGGTAGCTGACGTGTTTATGACGCTGCAGGCGACATTCGGTCATACATATGTAAACGATTTCAACCTGTTCGGGCGTACATACCATGTGAATTTGCAGGCAGATACTACCTACCGTGAAGGGCTGAACAGTTACGATAACGTCTTTGTAAAGTCATCGAGCGGAAGTCTGATCCCTATCAGTACGATAGTCGACATCAAACGCATTGTGGGACCAAGCGTCATCCAGCGTTTTAATATGTTCGATGCGGCAAGCATATCGGGAATGGCAAAACCGGGATACAGTTCCGGAGATGCACTAAAAGCGATAGAAGAGGTCGCAAGATCCGTACTGCCGGAAGGTTATACGATCAGCTGGGCAGGAACATCGTACCAGGAGAAAAAACTTGAAAAAAGCGGTAATCTGGCGTTTGTCTATGCGATACTGTTCGTATTTTTGATCCTTGCTGCGCTGTATGAGAGCTGGAGTATCCCTTTTGCGGTCATACTAGCCGTCCCGTTCGCATTTTTCGGTGCTGTTTTAGGACTCTGGTTACGAGGTATGGAGGCCGATATCTATTATCAGGTCGGTCTTATTACGCTTGTCGGGCTTTCGGCAAAAAATGCCATCTTGATGGTAGAGTTCGCTATGCAGAAACTCAAAGAGGGCTATCCGCTTCTTGAAGCGACGATAGAAGGTGCGAAGATACGTTTTAGACCGATCGTCATGACATCGTTTGCATTCATCATGGGGTCGCTGCCTTTGGCACTTAGTATAGGTGCAGGCGCGAACAGCCGTCATATCATCGGTACTACGGTCGTGGGCGGGATGATAGCCCTTACGATGATCGGGATATTTTTCGTACCTCTGTTTTACTATCTGATAATGAGGTTTAAGATGAGATTTTTTGATAAAGGAGAGGTAGATGCGCACTAA
- a CDS encoding efflux RND transporter periplasmic adaptor subunit, producing the protein MKLFSRYLSKTMLIGGMVFGSSLLAQDVKPAAMPAPKVDVYVVPEATDTPVSLEYPARISSVKNVTITSRVAGVLEEKHFTEGATVHKGDFLYKIEPDIYQAAVNSAQATLDLENAKLQKAKKEWDRADGLYKDKAISEQDKDTAYYAYQTAKASVDVAKAELQRVSVDLNYTEVKATIDGVAGVKLVDVGDYVKEGTALLSITQTNPIYADFSIPDINAIKQKYELENGSWSNMQGAGLKASLTVDGKPYTELGKVDFIDTNVDAATSTLKARAVFDNASAQLIAGQFATIKIIGVVSKQVITVPQKAVLQNPLGTVVFVVVDGKVAVKPVKIVDTADQNFIVKGVNPKDVVVVNNFFRIKPGAPVSIDKTINK; encoded by the coding sequence ATGAAATTATTTAGTAGATATTTATCAAAAACGATGTTGATCGGCGGGATGGTCTTTGGAAGCTCACTGCTGGCACAAGATGTTAAACCTGCTGCTATGCCTGCACCAAAAGTTGACGTCTATGTCGTACCAGAGGCAACAGACACTCCTGTCTCTTTAGAATATCCGGCTCGTATTAGTTCTGTGAAAAACGTGACGATAACTTCTAGAGTTGCCGGTGTCTTAGAGGAAAAACATTTTACGGAGGGTGCGACTGTTCATAAGGGTGATTTTCTTTATAAGATAGAACCTGATATCTATCAAGCAGCGGTTAACAGTGCGCAGGCGACGCTTGATCTGGAAAATGCAAAACTTCAAAAGGCGAAAAAAGAGTGGGACCGTGCTGATGGACTCTACAAAGACAAAGCGATCAGTGAGCAGGATAAAGACACGGCATACTATGCATACCAGACTGCAAAAGCGAGTGTGGACGTAGCAAAAGCAGAACTTCAAAGAGTCTCTGTAGACCTTAACTACACAGAGGTAAAAGCGACGATCGACGGAGTCGCTGGCGTGAAGCTTGTGGATGTAGGAGATTATGTTAAAGAGGGAACGGCGCTTTTAAGCATTACGCAGACAAATCCTATCTATGCGGATTTCTCTATCCCGGATATCAATGCGATCAAACAAAAGTATGAACTTGAAAACGGCAGTTGGTCAAACATGCAGGGAGCGGGTCTGAAAGCTTCGCTCACAGTCGACGGTAAACCGTATACGGAACTTGGAAAAGTCGACTTTATAGATACAAACGTGGATGCGGCAACCTCTACTTTAAAAGCCCGCGCTGTTTTTGACAATGCCTCTGCACAGCTGATCGCAGGGCAGTTCGCTACGATAAAGATCATAGGCGTTGTTTCAAAACAGGTTATCACAGTCCCTCAAAAAGCGGTTTTGCAAAATCCTCTTGGAACGGTAGTATTTGTAGTCGTTGACGGCAAAGTCGCAGTAAAACCTGTGAAGATCGTGGATACGGCAGATCAGAATTTTATAGTCAAAGGTGTCAATCCTAAAGATGTGGTCGTTGTGAACAACTTTTTCCGCATCAAACCGGGCGCACCAGTGAGTATAGATAAAACTATAAATAAATAG